Proteins encoded in a region of the uncultured Paludibaculum sp. genome:
- a CDS encoding Spy/CpxP family protein refolding chaperone — MNKLSRFFTAAALTSALVFAQGPGMGRMGGGNQADPATRIQFRVEMLTKRLGLTDTQKASATTIYTDAETAAETARANLSTLQETLSAAVKTNNTGTIDATAAQIGTVNGQVLAIQTKAEAALYAILTPDQQTKFDSTPHGPGGMGMSRGGPQAMRSRTSQ, encoded by the coding sequence ATGAACAAACTCAGCAGATTCTTCACCGCCGCGGCTCTCACCTCGGCGCTCGTCTTCGCGCAAGGCCCCGGCATGGGCCGCATGGGCGGAGGCAACCAGGCGGATCCCGCCACCCGAATCCAGTTCCGCGTCGAGATGCTCACCAAACGGCTCGGTTTGACCGACACCCAGAAAGCCTCGGCGACGACCATCTACACCGACGCGGAAACGGCGGCCGAAACCGCGCGCGCCAACCTCTCGACCCTGCAGGAAACACTGTCGGCCGCGGTCAAGACCAACAACACCGGCACCATCGACGCCACGGCCGCTCAGATCGGCACCGTCAATGGCCAGGTGCTGGCCATCCAGACCAAGGCGGAAGCCGCCCTCTATGCGATCCTGACACCCGATCAACAGACCAAGTTCGATTCAACGCCTCACGGCCCCGGCGGCATGGGAATGAGCCGCGGTGGTCCTCAGGCAATGCGCTCCCGGACCAGTCAGTAA